From the genome of Duffyella gerundensis, one region includes:
- the bcsC gene encoding cellulose synthase complex outer membrane protein BcsC, protein MTKCVINWSGAALGALFFAPLPLALAAPSSVAPVDFLLEQVLAGEATNKYDLVQQSLYRLEKIDPDNPQVIAARLRMALRQGDRATAETLLTALRRVAPDSAAMREAQAGMLLSSPEGRQKLQEARLLATSGRLVEARAAWDALFHGTFPDVNVALEYWRLVLRLPGQETRALTELEALDRRYPGNVGVRLQIARAQFAQNNAVGAQEKIRQLAGNAAGRNAAAELWLQNIQAQPVTAESITALKQYLDLFTTGDAQKQGQAELAKRQQQLADPAFQQRSRALALVERGGNAIPALEAALRSNPDDADLLGAMGQAQARNNQRAVAIRWLEKAIAAGPDSTQIGKWQSLVQTNRYWLAIENGDKALAAGDVNGAQTYYQQAQLLDKSDSYALIGLGDVAATRQQNDAAEQAWKRALRLDATNTTAIRRLVAYYQQQSPQRALAFINQLPPDQQRALAGNLTTLRSEIVRAEADALAERGAWPQAVEKYRQAQQDAPDDVWLNYRLAGALRQSGQPQQADEQIANMSRQRLGDATQVYASALWFSGSGRTAAALATLNSLPQVAWNQDIRDLATRLQQDQIYQHADALRNSGREPQAEALLRQLPSSPRRDLTLADWALERGDAARALASYQQVLDRDTTNSDAQLGRIEALIALNQQDKARRALQGLPPVPVEPDLNRERRIANAWQRVGEPDRAAAHFTQGKMLAQRQPPSQSSALLFRDAARFAAQQQQPQQALADYRQAMVASGITTEEPKDNVHFTQLMRTTEGDDWLKRSIRRDAADRYQQQQTTLTLAEDYSRNKGTPGISDFTAHTTMLQAETPLAAGNAFVRFDHVAVSAGTFAGSHSENFGSCADANSGGCDRDFNQQAEGVALGAGWNNDRWSADIGTTPLGFQVVNWVGGASWQTDAGPFGLTFGASRRPISSSLLAYAGARDPSANGGKTWGGVVASGGNISISYDRGEANGVWADLSAHQLSGENVTDNSRQRLMGGYYYKWINEDNRRATIGLNSMLWHYQKDLSDYAFGQGGYYSPQQYFSLSLPLSWRQRTTNWSVDIGGALSWSRSHSASQTRYPVNPGFTPASNPASTASSSSGFGYTLQAAIERRLTAHWTLGASVDIQQAKDYTPSHGLLYVRYTLAGWEGDLNIPPQPLTPYANFK, encoded by the coding sequence ATGACTAAGTGCGTGATTAACTGGTCCGGTGCGGCACTGGGGGCGCTGTTTTTTGCGCCGTTACCGCTGGCGCTGGCAGCACCATCAAGCGTGGCACCGGTTGATTTTCTGCTGGAACAGGTGCTGGCCGGTGAAGCGACCAATAAATATGATCTGGTACAGCAGTCACTCTATCGACTCGAGAAGATCGATCCGGACAATCCCCAGGTCATTGCGGCCCGGTTGCGCATGGCATTGCGTCAGGGCGATCGCGCTACAGCCGAAACGCTGTTAACCGCGTTGCGGCGTGTGGCACCCGATTCTGCTGCAATGCGCGAGGCACAAGCGGGCATGCTGCTGAGCTCGCCGGAAGGCAGGCAAAAATTGCAGGAGGCACGGCTTCTGGCAACGTCTGGTCGTCTGGTTGAAGCGCGTGCCGCCTGGGATGCACTGTTCCATGGAACTTTTCCTGACGTCAATGTGGCGCTGGAATATTGGCGGCTGGTGCTGCGCCTTCCCGGGCAGGAAACGCGAGCCCTAACGGAACTGGAGGCGCTGGATCGGCGTTATCCCGGCAACGTTGGCGTCAGACTGCAGATTGCGCGCGCCCAGTTTGCCCAAAATAATGCCGTCGGGGCGCAGGAAAAAATCCGTCAGCTGGCAGGCAATGCGGCTGGACGAAACGCGGCAGCCGAGCTCTGGTTGCAAAACATCCAGGCACAGCCAGTCACGGCGGAGAGCATCACGGCACTGAAACAGTACCTGGACCTCTTTACCACCGGCGATGCGCAAAAGCAGGGGCAGGCAGAACTGGCGAAACGGCAGCAGCAGCTGGCCGACCCCGCTTTTCAGCAGCGTTCACGGGCACTGGCGCTGGTTGAACGAGGCGGCAATGCCATTCCGGCACTGGAAGCCGCACTGCGATCCAATCCTGACGATGCTGATTTGCTGGGTGCGATGGGTCAGGCACAGGCGCGCAACAATCAGCGAGCCGTTGCCATTCGTTGGCTGGAAAAGGCGATAGCCGCTGGGCCAGACAGCACGCAAATTGGTAAGTGGCAGTCATTGGTACAGACCAACCGCTACTGGCTGGCGATTGAAAACGGCGATAAGGCGTTGGCTGCAGGCGATGTGAATGGGGCGCAGACGTATTATCAGCAGGCACAATTGCTGGATAAGAGCGACAGCTATGCCCTGATTGGCCTGGGCGACGTGGCCGCTACGCGCCAGCAAAATGATGCGGCGGAGCAGGCCTGGAAGCGGGCGTTACGGCTGGATGCCACCAATACCACCGCCATACGTCGCCTGGTCGCCTATTATCAACAACAGTCACCGCAGCGTGCGCTGGCATTCATCAATCAATTACCTCCCGATCAGCAGCGGGCGCTGGCAGGTAACCTGACCACATTGCGCAGTGAGATTGTCCGCGCAGAGGCGGACGCGCTGGCAGAGCGGGGCGCCTGGCCGCAAGCGGTAGAGAAATATCGGCAGGCGCAACAGGACGCGCCCGATGATGTCTGGCTTAACTATCGGCTGGCTGGCGCGTTACGCCAGAGCGGCCAACCGCAGCAAGCTGACGAACAGATAGCCAACATGTCCCGGCAACGACTTGGCGATGCCACGCAGGTGTATGCCAGTGCGCTCTGGTTCTCCGGTAGCGGCAGAACCGCTGCCGCGCTGGCAACACTCAACAGCCTGCCGCAGGTGGCCTGGAACCAGGATATACGCGATCTGGCGACGCGGCTGCAACAGGATCAGATTTATCAACATGCCGACGCGCTGCGCAACAGTGGACGTGAGCCACAGGCTGAAGCGCTGCTGCGCCAGTTACCTTCCTCACCACGCCGCGATTTAACGCTGGCCGATTGGGCACTGGAGCGGGGTGATGCCGCCCGGGCGCTGGCAAGTTATCAACAGGTGCTCGATCGCGATACCACAAACAGTGATGCACAGCTGGGCCGCATTGAGGCGCTGATCGCATTGAACCAGCAGGATAAGGCGCGACGTGCGCTGCAGGGCCTGCCACCCGTCCCGGTGGAGCCGGATCTGAACCGCGAGCGGCGCATTGCCAACGCCTGGCAGCGCGTCGGCGAACCTGACCGCGCCGCGGCGCACTTTACGCAGGGCAAGATGCTGGCGCAGCGGCAACCACCTTCACAAAGCAGCGCGTTGTTGTTCCGTGACGCGGCGAGATTTGCCGCTCAGCAGCAACAGCCGCAACAGGCGCTGGCGGATTATCGTCAGGCGATGGTAGCCAGCGGTATCACCACCGAAGAGCCGAAAGATAACGTCCATTTTACGCAGCTGATGCGTACCACCGAAGGTGATGACTGGCTAAAGCGCAGTATTCGCCGGGATGCGGCTGACCGCTATCAGCAACAGCAAACAACGTTAACGCTGGCAGAAGATTATTCGCGCAACAAAGGCACGCCGGGAATTTCTGATTTCACGGCGCACACTACTATGTTGCAGGCGGAAACGCCGTTGGCAGCGGGCAACGCTTTTGTCCGTTTTGATCACGTTGCCGTGTCCGCAGGGACGTTTGCTGGCAGCCACAGTGAGAATTTTGGTAGCTGTGCAGATGCCAATAGCGGTGGCTGCGACCGCGATTTTAATCAGCAGGCCGAAGGCGTCGCGCTGGGCGCGGGCTGGAATAACGATCGATGGTCAGCTGATATTGGCACCACGCCGCTGGGTTTTCAGGTTGTTAACTGGGTTGGCGGAGCCAGCTGGCAAACCGATGCCGGACCGTTCGGCCTGACTTTTGGTGCCTCACGTCGACCCATTTCAAGCTCGCTGCTCGCCTATGCTGGCGCGCGCGATCCCAGTGCCAACGGTGGCAAAACCTGGGGCGGCGTGGTAGCGAGCGGCGGGAATATCAGCATCAGTTACGATCGTGGCGAAGCCAACGGCGTGTGGGCCGATCTCAGCGCCCATCAACTCAGCGGCGAAAACGTAACAGACAACAGCCGGCAGCGGTTAATGGGAGGTTATTACTATAAGTGGATCAATGAGGATAACCGTCGCGCCACGATTGGCCTGAACAGTATGCTGTGGCATTACCAGAAGGATCTCAGCGACTACGCTTTTGGTCAGGGTGGTTATTACAGCCCGCAGCAATATTTTTCGCTTTCGTTACCGCTAAGCTGGCGTCAACGTACCACAAACTGGTCGGTAGACATTGGCGGTGCACTGAGTTGGTCGCGATCGCACAGCGCCAGCCAGACACGCTATCCGGTTAATCCTGGTTTTACGCCCGCAAGCAATCCTGCATCCACTGCCAGTTCCAGCAGCGGATTTGGCTACACATTACAGGCTGCGATTGAACGTCGACTAACCGCGCACTGGACGCTGGGCGCCAGCGTCGATATTCAACAGGCAAAAGATTATACGCCGAGCCACGGCTTGCTTTATGTCCGTTACACTCTGGCCGGGTGGGAAGGCGATCTGAATATTCCTCCGCAGCCGCTGACGCCGTACGCCAATTTTAAGTAG
- the bcsB gene encoding cellulose biosynthesis cyclic di-GMP-binding regulatory protein BcsB: MNKRLSAVLAVMLGMTNPLWAAPQSTLPTADLADSGTAPVHDVVRAFTQIAPPPGSMTLSGTRPDGQIEFGVRSDELVTQARLTLHYRPSPALTPTLSQLKIYLNDELVNLVTVTPDQSGQENTLDLELDPRFISDFNRLRFELVGHYTSVCENPANSTIWLDISKASQLHLTLQKLALKNDLSHFPEPFLDPRDTQKLSLPMVFASQPAIGQQRAAAVLASWFGVKAQWRGQSFPVLYNQLPAGQHAIVFATNAQRPDFLRDLPSVDKPTVRMVSQPGNPWQKMLLILGRDDNDLSTAVAGLVQGNLLLRGDSAIIESVDLLAPRQAYDAPNWVHTDRPTTFAELTQYENQLQSEGMQPAPVTLTLNLPPDLFLVRARGITMDVGWRYTSPLQNEGSRLAVHLNNQFMQDYPLSAKTDDSKQLLHIPLIQGLQDSNRQLTIPALRLGAVNQLRFNFDYANTFSGGTADGHCQTVTPVTNHVVIDPNSTIDFSGYRHYIEMPSLRSFANAGFPFSRFADLSQTQILVSAKPSPEQMSTLLTVMGNTGAQTGYPALRVELTDDGSKVKNSAHDLLVIGTLPPGLRDDRQINVLIDATRTALNTPKRQSLLDDVSVSADERSVGGHTVISAQGPMAAVIGFQSPFDAQRSVVALMADSPQAWQMLDNALQDPGKRNAIYGSASIIRESGVNSLRVGDTWYVGYLPWWERVWHALATHPLLLGAFAVLVVVIFALLMWRVMRMVTRRRLGEDDHDD; this comes from the coding sequence ATGAATAAACGATTAAGCGCAGTGTTAGCCGTGATGTTAGGCATGACCAACCCGCTGTGGGCCGCGCCGCAAAGCACGTTGCCGACAGCCGATCTCGCGGATAGCGGAACGGCACCGGTGCACGATGTTGTGCGCGCTTTTACGCAGATTGCACCACCACCTGGCAGCATGACGCTTAGCGGCACGCGTCCGGATGGACAGATTGAGTTCGGCGTGCGCAGTGATGAACTGGTTACGCAGGCACGGCTAACGCTACATTACCGGCCTTCACCCGCGCTGACGCCCACGCTGTCCCAGCTGAAGATCTACCTTAACGATGAGCTGGTTAATCTGGTTACCGTGACCCCTGACCAGTCTGGCCAGGAAAATACGCTGGATCTTGAGCTTGATCCGCGCTTCATCAGTGACTTTAACCGTCTGCGTTTCGAGCTAGTAGGGCATTACACCTCTGTCTGTGAAAACCCGGCCAACAGCACCATCTGGCTCGATATCAGTAAGGCGAGCCAGCTTCATCTGACGCTGCAAAAACTGGCGCTGAAAAACGATCTTTCGCATTTCCCTGAGCCCTTTCTTGACCCGCGTGATACGCAAAAGTTGAGCCTGCCAATGGTGTTTGCCAGTCAACCCGCTATCGGTCAGCAGCGCGCTGCTGCCGTGCTTGCCTCCTGGTTTGGTGTAAAGGCACAGTGGCGCGGTCAGTCATTCCCGGTGCTGTATAACCAGTTGCCGGCCGGGCAGCATGCCATTGTCTTTGCCACTAACGCACAGCGGCCCGATTTTCTGCGCGATCTGCCGTCGGTGGATAAACCCACCGTGCGTATGGTGAGCCAGCCGGGCAATCCCTGGCAAAAAATGTTGCTGATTCTGGGACGTGATGACAATGACCTGAGCACCGCCGTAGCGGGCCTGGTTCAGGGTAACCTGCTGCTGCGTGGCGACAGTGCCATCATTGAAAGCGTAGACCTGCTGGCACCCCGCCAGGCTTATGACGCCCCTAACTGGGTGCATACCGATCGTCCCACTACCTTTGCTGAGCTGACGCAGTATGAAAACCAGTTGCAGTCAGAGGGCATGCAACCTGCGCCTGTTACGCTGACGCTAAACCTGCCGCCGGATCTGTTTCTGGTTCGCGCACGCGGTATCACGATGGACGTTGGCTGGCGTTACACCTCGCCGCTGCAAAATGAAGGCTCGCGGCTTGCCGTCCACCTGAATAACCAGTTTATGCAGGATTATCCGCTGAGTGCGAAAACGGATGACAGCAAGCAACTGCTGCATATCCCACTGATTCAGGGCTTGCAGGACAGTAATCGACAACTGACGATTCCGGCGCTGCGGCTGGGTGCAGTAAACCAGCTGCGCTTTAATTTCGACTATGCCAATACTTTTAGCGGCGGTACCGCCGATGGTCACTGCCAGACCGTCACGCCAGTCACGAATCACGTGGTGATCGATCCCAATTCCACTATCGATTTTTCCGGTTACCGTCACTACATCGAAATGCCATCGCTGCGCTCTTTTGCCAACGCGGGCTTCCCGTTTAGCCGCTTTGCGGATTTATCACAGACGCAAATATTGGTCAGCGCTAAACCCTCGCCTGAGCAGATGAGCACGCTGTTGACCGTGATGGGCAATACCGGCGCTCAGACGGGCTATCCGGCGCTGCGCGTTGAACTCACCGATGATGGCAGCAAGGTAAAAAATAGCGCTCATGACTTGCTGGTTATTGGTACGCTGCCACCGGGCCTGCGCGACGACCGCCAGATTAACGTGCTAATTGATGCAACCCGTACGGCGTTGAATACGCCTAAACGTCAGTCGTTGCTTGATGATGTCAGTGTCTCTGCGGACGAGCGTAGCGTCGGTGGTCATACCGTGATTTCAGCGCAGGGCCCAATGGCCGCGGTAATCGGCTTTCAGTCACCTTTTGATGCGCAGCGAAGCGTGGTAGCACTGATGGCAGATAGCCCACAGGCCTGGCAAATGCTGGATAATGCGCTGCAGGATCCCGGTAAGCGCAACGCAATTTATGGTTCCGCCTCCATCATTCGTGAATCGGGCGTAAACAGCTTGCGCGTTGGCGATACCTGGTATGTCGGTTATCTGCCCTGGTGGGAGCGGGTATGGCATGCGCTGGCGACCCATCCGCTGCTGCTGGGCGCGTTTGCCGTGCTGGTGGTGGTGATTTTTGCTCTGCTGATGTGGCGAGTGATGCGTATGGTAACGCGTCGCCGACTTGGCGAAGACGATCACGATGACTAA